The Bacteroidota bacterium genome includes a window with the following:
- a CDS encoding 3-methyl-2-oxobutanoate dehydrogenase subunit VorB, protein METKELKGKEVRLMKGNEAMAEAAIRAGLDAYFGYPITPQSEVMEYLTEQIPLRRGLVLQAESEVASINMVYGAAGAGARVMTSSSSPGMSLMQEGISYIASAQLPCLLVNVMRGGPGLGTIQPSQGDYFQAVKGGGHGDYKMFVLAPSSVQEMVDFVFEGFKMAEKYRTPAMILADGALGQMMEKVELPAEGSFPHVIPDWATTGKKEGRKQNVITSLFIQPEKMEEINHTLQAKYKAMEVEVKSEAINTEGADVILVAFGLVARICMKAAELAKEKGIKVGVIRPITLFPFPTQVISDAAEGVKKFLVVEMNAGQMVEDVRLSINGKADVQFYGRMGGMIPTPEEILEKLESMMK, encoded by the coding sequence ATGGAGACTAAAGAATTAAAAGGAAAAGAAGTCCGCTTGATGAAAGGCAACGAAGCCATGGCTGAAGCTGCCATCAGAGCGGGACTTGATGCTTATTTCGGATATCCCATTACTCCACAGTCGGAAGTGATGGAATATTTAACAGAACAGATTCCACTCAGACGCGGACTCGTTCTTCAGGCAGAAAGTGAAGTGGCATCGATAAATATGGTTTATGGTGCTGCCGGAGCCGGTGCAAGAGTGATGACATCATCTTCGAGCCCGGGCATGAGTCTTATGCAGGAAGGCATTTCGTACATTGCGAGTGCACAACTTCCCTGCCTTCTCGTGAATGTTATGCGCGGCGGTCCCGGACTTGGAACAATCCAGCCCTCACAGGGGGATTATTTCCAGGCGGTAAAGGGCGGCGGACATGGCGATTACAAAATGTTCGTTCTCGCGCCCTCTTCAGTTCAGGAGATGGTCGATTTTGTATTCGAAGGCTTTAAAATGGCTGAGAAATACCGTACTCCCGCGATGATACTTGCTGACGGAGCTCTTGGACAGATGATGGAAAAGGTCGAACTCCCGGCAGAAGGTTCATTTCCGCATGTGATACCCGACTGGGCGACAACCGGTAAAAAAGAGGGAAGAAAACAGAATGTCATCACCTCTCTTTTTATTCAGCCCGAAAAAATGGAAGAAATTAACCATACACTTCAGGCAAAATATAAAGCCATGGAAGTGGAAGTAAAATCGGAGGCCATCAACACTGAAGGTGCCGATGTGATACTGGTTGCTTTCGGACTGGTAGCAAGAATCTGCATGAAAGCTGCCGAACTTGCAAAAGAAAAAGGAATAAAAGTCGGAGTTATCAGACCAATTACTCTTTTCCCTTTCCCGACTCAGGTGATAAGCGATGCCGCTGAGGGCGTAAAGAAATTTCTCGTTGTTGAGATGAACGCCGGTCAGATGGTTGAGGATGTCAGACTTTCAATAAACGGAAAAGCTGATGTTCAGTTCTACGGCAGAATGGGCGGCATGATCCCCACTCCCGAAGAAATTCTTGAAAAACTTGAATCAATGATGAAATAA
- a CDS encoding 2-oxoglutarate oxidoreductase: protein MEQFLINPDCMVYDNHPVTLTGEPFHYCPGCGHGVIHKILMEVVRDLGIQEEVIGVAPVGCSVFAYHYMNVDMQEAAHGRASAVATGIKRVRPEKYVFSYQGDGDLAAIGTAETMHTVNRGENILMVFVNNAIYGMTGGQMAPTSLIGMKTSTSPYGRDAASMGNPLKITELIAQLPGAYYVARHAVHTPNAVRKLTKALKNAFEYQKQKKGTCFIEVVSNCPSGWKMSPVQSIDWIEKNMLPLYPLGDIKVPDPKTGEPVMVKNN, encoded by the coding sequence ATGGAACAATTTTTAATTAACCCCGATTGCATGGTATATGACAATCATCCCGTTACACTCACCGGAGAGCCTTTTCACTATTGCCCCGGTTGTGGTCACGGTGTAATTCATAAAATTTTGATGGAAGTGGTTCGAGACCTTGGCATACAGGAAGAGGTGATTGGTGTAGCCCCTGTAGGCTGTTCGGTTTTCGCTTATCATTATATGAATGTGGATATGCAGGAAGCTGCTCACGGAAGAGCAAGTGCCGTTGCCACAGGAATAAAAAGAGTGAGACCCGAAAAGTATGTCTTTTCATACCAGGGTGACGGCGATCTCGCTGCCATCGGTACCGCTGAAACAATGCATACGGTTAACAGAGGTGAAAACATATTGATGGTTTTTGTGAACAATGCGATCTATGGAATGACGGGTGGCCAGATGGCTCCCACATCCCTGATCGGAATGAAAACCTCCACTTCACCTTACGGAAGAGATGCCGCATCAATGGGTAACCCTTTGAAAATCACGGAGCTAATTGCACAACTCCCCGGTGCTTATTATGTGGCAAGACACGCTGTACACACTCCAAATGCAGTAAGAAAACTCACTAAAGCCCTTAAAAATGCTTTTGAATACCAGAAGCAGAAAAAAGGAACATGCTTTATTGAAGTGGTTTCAAACTGCCCGTCGGGATGGAAGATGAGTCCTGTACAGTCGATTGACTGGATCGAAAAAAACATGTTGCCGCTTTACCCGCTTGGCGATATAAAAGTGCCTGATCCAAAGACAGGTGAACCAGTTATGGTTAAGAACAATTAA
- a CDS encoding 2-oxoacid:acceptor oxidoreductase family protein, whose product MKTEEIIIAGFGGQGVLSMGQMLAYSAMIDNKETSWMPSYGPEMRGGTANCVVIVSETRISSPLVTKFDTAIILNQPSMEKFEKAVKPGGSLFYEESTIIQPPMRTDINIYRISALREAERLNKKQVANMVMLGAFLEVKPIVDFQSILAALKKVLPERHHHLIPVNEQALLKGKEIIAEYLKEPV is encoded by the coding sequence ATGAAAACAGAAGAGATAATTATAGCGGGATTTGGCGGTCAGGGTGTCCTCTCGATGGGACAGATGCTCGCTTATTCTGCAATGATAGATAATAAGGAAACCAGTTGGATGCCCTCCTACGGACCCGAGATGCGCGGTGGAACGGCTAACTGTGTGGTGATTGTTTCAGAGACCAGAATCAGTTCGCCACTCGTTACAAAGTTCGATACGGCTATAATTCTTAATCAGCCGTCGATGGAGAAGTTCGAGAAGGCAGTAAAGCCGGGTGGTTCACTTTTTTATGAAGAATCAACGATAATTCAACCTCCCATGAGGACAGACATCAACATTTACAGGATCAGTGCTCTCAGAGAAGCTGAACGGTTAAACAAAAAACAGGTGGCGAACATGGTTATGCTTGGGGCTTTTCTCGAAGTGAAGCCGATAGTCGATTTCCAGTCGATCCTCGCTGCTCTTAAAAAGGTTTTACCCGAACGGCATCATCACCTCATTCCCGTCAACGAGCAAGCCTTGCTTAAGGGAAAAGAGATAATTGCAGAGTACTTAAAAGAACCCGTTTAA
- a CDS encoding OmpA family protein — MKKVLLIAFVLSLAVYSQKTANDGEWNKQSITLKNTPEAAVMIRVGDIDNLGFGWSEGFNPFSGKSTEAHRYPWEMDPSNHRGTDKIMLPSSLKDLYATPCGNDGYSQSLSDLTKPEAIVLPLTDLKGVEIKAATLLLFVDDFQAPEFCTKYRVWFNGVRFSALERILNKINQTGPIGKIIYQEIPSDLLPLLQKEKLVISIDDSTTKAGDGYAVDFVKLLVNPKPYQFRGPVTLKITNEEGEPMKGCAVQIPGYPLAYADAEGVVTFKDLPAGMVLAEFTMEGYLTEAAGIDILSEYDEIPIKDIVLRKATTVTSTYDGRTLKEGDTLNLANVQFASGSSELTAKSKTELDKMVLFLSQNPKIDIELSGHTSSDGNYESNKSLSLSRVESCKQYLISKEISPDRITTVGYGPDRPVAPNDTEKNRAKNRRVEMRILKIR, encoded by the coding sequence ATGAAAAAAGTCCTTTTAATCGCTTTCGTTCTTTCACTGGCGGTTTACTCCCAAAAAACTGCAAATGACGGAGAGTGGAACAAGCAATCCATTACTCTGAAAAACACCCCCGAAGCTGCTGTAATGATCCGGGTTGGTGACATCGACAACCTTGGATTTGGCTGGTCAGAGGGGTTTAATCCCTTCTCAGGCAAGTCAACAGAGGCTCACAGATATCCATGGGAAATGGATCCCTCTAATCACCGCGGTACTGACAAGATAATGTTGCCATCTTCACTAAAAGATCTCTATGCCACCCCATGCGGCAATGACGGCTACTCACAAAGCCTGTCTGATCTCACAAAACCCGAGGCGATAGTTCTTCCTCTTACAGACTTGAAAGGTGTTGAGATAAAAGCGGCTACCCTGCTGTTGTTTGTGGATGATTTTCAGGCACCTGAATTTTGTACCAAGTACAGAGTGTGGTTCAACGGTGTACGGTTTTCAGCTCTCGAGCGCATCCTCAACAAGATTAATCAAACAGGGCCCATTGGCAAAATCATCTATCAGGAGATCCCTTCTGATTTACTCCCCCTTCTCCAAAAAGAGAAGCTGGTAATCTCGATTGACGACTCAACCACCAAAGCCGGAGACGGGTATGCGGTTGATTTTGTAAAACTGCTCGTTAACCCGAAACCATATCAGTTTAGGGGACCCGTGACTCTGAAAATTACAAATGAAGAAGGCGAACCGATGAAGGGCTGCGCCGTTCAGATTCCGGGCTATCCTTTGGCATACGCAGATGCAGAGGGAGTCGTCACATTCAAAGATCTTCCTGCCGGTATGGTACTTGCAGAATTCACCATGGAAGGTTACCTGACAGAGGCGGCGGGAATTGATATCCTCTCGGAGTATGATGAAATTCCTATAAAAGACATTGTATTAAGAAAAGCCACTACAGTAACATCTACCTATGACGGCAGGACACTGAAAGAAGGTGACACACTAAATCTTGCCAATGTCCAGTTTGCTTCAGGAAGTTCCGAACTTACTGCAAAATCGAAAACTGAGCTGGATAAAATGGTTTTGTTCCTCTCCCAAAACCCAAAGATTGATATTGAACTCTCGGGACACACATCATCAGACGGCAATTATGAATCGAATAAAAGCCTCTCTCTTTCAAGAGTTGAATCGTGTAAACAGTATCTGATTTCAAAGGAAATAAGCCCCGACAGAATTACCACCGTCGGTTACGGTCCTGACAGACCCGTCGCCCCAAACGACACTGAAAAAAACCGGGCAAAAAACAGGCGGGTTGAAATGCGAATTCTAAAGATTAGATAG